In Prochlorococcus marinus str. MIT 1214, one DNA window encodes the following:
- a CDS encoding HDIG domain-containing metalloprotein, with amino-acid sequence MAKLPSPQKIWRIWLGSQSPRRPILRWSATDKLGLLMVCLLLAIFSSYKLLAVPDLKPGDIAQFNVIAPRDAKIIDTKDLKEKKQGLKENFVQVIDKNQSNNLEKTVLKKINTLRTLKDNNFEVDLNENSLTNSEKSWLINVSDNKWEEWKEEIKNVSRKMLSQGIINTLALDQLNEASSLQLIDLGGKDSPSRSLGAKILSSSFHQKSNLIVDELKTNILLENLIHQDGINTINVKEGNLILKKGETISSQDFAILEHFNKVGRSPRPLKWLITFSEAMCGCGLLLMIMRREKPRLKARHGLLSLTLLFVVQLTKDWIGPLASPMQLILPPTLLLSQGIGTTTSLAWMATASLLWPSSLNELTEIRLIIACVAGSFVAFLGRRMRSRAQVLQIAVFIPFGALLGQWFIFNQLIKEKNIGSNNLSIDPNSLFNETVIISAILMITILIIPILENTFGLLTRARLMELADQERPLLRRLSREAPGTFEHTLTISSLAEEGARVIGADVDLIKTGALYHDIGKLHAPNWFIENQKDGINPHEEIKNPYKSADILQAHVDEGLKLARRYRLPSPIADFIPEHQGTLKMGYFLHKARESDPSASEKRFRYKGPIPHSKETGILMLADGCEAALRALDASSSDNEACKTVRKIIQSRQLDGQLKESSLTRAEIEIILRAFVSVWRRMRHRRLKYPSFNSR; translated from the coding sequence TTGGCCAAATTACCCAGTCCACAAAAAATTTGGAGGATATGGTTAGGGAGTCAATCTCCCAGACGTCCAATACTTCGCTGGTCAGCCACTGACAAGTTAGGTCTACTAATGGTCTGCCTATTATTAGCAATATTTTCAAGTTATAAGTTACTTGCTGTTCCCGATCTCAAACCAGGAGATATTGCTCAATTCAATGTAATAGCCCCTAGAGATGCAAAGATAATAGATACTAAGGATTTAAAAGAAAAGAAACAAGGCTTAAAAGAAAATTTTGTTCAAGTAATAGACAAGAATCAATCAAATAATTTAGAAAAGACTGTTTTAAAAAAAATCAATACACTTCGCACCTTAAAGGATAATAATTTTGAGGTAGATTTAAATGAAAACAGTTTAACAAATTCAGAGAAAAGTTGGCTTATTAATGTTTCCGATAATAAATGGGAAGAATGGAAAGAAGAGATAAAAAATGTTTCAAGAAAAATGCTTTCTCAAGGTATTATAAATACACTTGCGCTAGATCAACTTAATGAAGCTTCTTCACTTCAATTAATAGATCTAGGTGGAAAAGATTCTCCAAGTAGATCATTAGGTGCAAAAATATTATCAAGTAGCTTTCATCAAAAAAGTAACTTAATAGTAGATGAGTTAAAAACCAATATATTACTTGAAAATTTAATTCATCAAGATGGTATAAACACAATAAATGTTAAAGAAGGCAATTTAATATTAAAGAAAGGAGAGACAATAAGTTCACAAGATTTTGCTATTCTAGAACACTTTAATAAAGTAGGTCGAAGTCCGAGGCCTTTAAAGTGGTTAATTACTTTCTCCGAAGCAATGTGTGGTTGCGGATTACTTCTTATGATTATGAGAAGAGAGAAACCCAGGCTTAAGGCTAGACACGGATTGCTATCCTTAACTTTATTATTTGTAGTTCAATTGACGAAAGATTGGATTGGACCGCTAGCAAGTCCTATGCAATTAATATTACCTCCAACTCTACTTCTTTCACAAGGAATAGGTACGACAACTTCATTAGCTTGGATGGCCACTGCTAGTCTGTTGTGGCCATCATCACTTAATGAATTAACTGAAATTAGACTAATAATTGCTTGTGTTGCTGGATCTTTTGTTGCATTTTTAGGTAGAAGGATGAGAAGCCGTGCACAAGTTCTTCAAATAGCTGTATTTATACCTTTTGGTGCATTATTAGGTCAATGGTTTATTTTTAATCAATTAATTAAAGAGAAAAATATAGGATCAAACAACCTATCTATTGACCCTAATTCCCTTTTTAATGAAACAGTTATTATAAGTGCAATATTAATGATAACTATATTAATTATTCCAATATTAGAAAATACATTTGGATTACTTACTAGAGCAAGATTAATGGAACTTGCTGATCAAGAACGCCCTTTACTGCGCCGTTTATCTAGAGAAGCCCCAGGAACATTTGAGCATACTTTAACAATTTCAAGTCTTGCGGAGGAAGGCGCAAGAGTCATTGGAGCTGATGTTGACTTGATAAAAACTGGAGCTCTTTATCATGATATAGGAAAATTACATGCACCTAATTGGTTTATTGAAAATCAGAAAGATGGAATAAACCCACATGAAGAAATAAAAAACCCGTATAAAAGCGCCGATATTCTTCAAGCCCATGTAGATGAAGGATTGAAGCTTGCGAGGAGATATCGACTTCCATCGCCTATTGCTGATTTCATACCTGAACATCAAGGAACATTGAAAATGGGATATTTTCTTCATAAAGCTCGAGAAAGTGATCCTTCTGCATCTGAAAAACGTTTCAGATATAAAGGACCTATTCCTCATTCCAAAGAAACTGGGATCCTTATGCTTGCAGATGGATGCGAAGCAGCTTTAAGAGCTCTTGATGCTTCTTCTTCAGACAACGAAGCGTGCAAAACAGTTAGAAAAATAATTCAATCTCGTCAGCTTGATGGTCAATTAAAAGAAAGCAGTTTAACTAGAGCAGAAATAGAAATAATCCTTAGGGCCTTTGTCTCTGTATGGAGGAGGATGCGTCACAGAAGATTGAAATATCCAAGCTTTAATTCAAGATAA
- a CDS encoding 2-isopropylmalate synthase, translating to MAKDPGRVLIFDTTLRDGEQSPGASLNLEEKLAIAQQLARLGVDVIEAGFPFASAGDFAAVQKIAENVGGEDGPIICGLSRASKSDIKACADAIAPAPRKRIHTFIATSDIHLEHKLRKSRKEVLDIVPDMVGYAKSFVDDVEFSCEDAARSDLDFLYEVIELAISSGANTINIPDTVGYTTPSEFGGLILNINKNVPNINEAVLSVHGHNDLGLAVANFLEAVKNGARQLECTINGIGERAGNAALEELIMALHVRRSYFNPFFGRPPESPTPLTAVRTEEITKSSRLVSNLTGMVVQPNKAIVGANAFAHESGIHQDGVLKNRLTYEIIDAKTIGLSDNKISLGKLSGRSAVRARLEDLGYDLNREDLNDAFARFKDLADRKREITDRDLEAIVSEQVQLPEALFQLKLVQVSCGTSLMPTATVTVVGEEGVEKTAVSLGTGPVDAVVRALDSLTQEPNELIEFSVKSVTEGIDALGEVTIRIRRDGNLFSGHSADTDVVVAAAQAYINALNRLVAAQGRKSIHPQHDLAQVDKKGV from the coding sequence ATGGCCAAAGATCCGGGCCGAGTTTTAATCTTCGATACCACGTTGAGGGATGGAGAACAATCCCCTGGAGCAAGTCTTAATTTAGAGGAAAAATTAGCTATTGCTCAACAATTAGCAAGATTAGGTGTGGATGTTATTGAGGCAGGATTCCCTTTCGCTAGCGCGGGCGATTTTGCTGCAGTCCAGAAAATAGCTGAGAATGTAGGAGGAGAAGATGGACCTATTATTTGCGGTTTATCAAGAGCTTCAAAATCTGATATCAAAGCTTGTGCTGATGCCATTGCTCCAGCCCCAAGAAAAAGGATTCATACCTTTATAGCAACCAGTGACATTCATCTTGAACATAAATTAAGAAAATCCAGAAAAGAAGTTCTTGATATCGTTCCAGATATGGTTGGTTATGCTAAAAGTTTTGTTGATGATGTTGAGTTTTCCTGTGAAGACGCAGCAAGAAGTGATCTAGATTTTCTTTATGAAGTAATTGAATTAGCCATATCTTCAGGAGCTAATACTATAAATATTCCAGATACAGTTGGTTATACAACACCTTCTGAATTTGGAGGTTTAATATTAAATATCAATAAAAATGTTCCAAATATCAATGAAGCAGTTCTCTCTGTTCACGGTCACAATGACTTAGGATTAGCAGTCGCGAATTTCCTTGAGGCTGTCAAGAATGGAGCTAGGCAGCTTGAATGTACTATTAATGGAATTGGTGAGAGAGCTGGTAATGCTGCTTTAGAAGAATTGATTATGGCTCTTCATGTAAGAAGATCATATTTTAATCCGTTTTTTGGCAGACCTCCTGAATCTCCCACCCCTTTAACTGCAGTAAGAACAGAGGAAATAACTAAATCCTCTCGTTTGGTTTCCAATTTGACTGGGATGGTGGTACAACCAAATAAAGCAATTGTTGGAGCAAACGCTTTTGCGCATGAATCTGGAATACATCAAGATGGAGTTTTAAAAAATAGGCTTACATACGAAATTATCGATGCAAAAACAATTGGGCTGTCCGACAACAAAATTTCTTTGGGAAAATTGAGTGGTAGGAGTGCTGTTCGAGCTAGATTAGAAGACCTTGGATACGATTTGAATAGGGAAGATCTTAATGATGCTTTCGCTAGATTTAAAGACTTAGCTGATAGGAAAAGAGAGATAACAGATCGTGATCTAGAGGCCATTGTTAGTGAACAAGTTCAACTTCCAGAGGCTTTGTTCCAATTGAAATTGGTCCAAGTGAGTTGTGGAACATCTTTAATGCCTACTGCAACAGTAACTGTTGTTGGAGAAGAGGGAGTGGAGAAAACTGCCGTCTCTCTCGGAACAGGTCCTGTTGATGCAGTTGTACGAGCTTTAGATTCGTTAACCCAAGAACCTAATGAATTGATTGAATTCTCCGTAAAGTCAGTTACAGAAGGAATAGATGCGTTAGGAGAAGTTACGATTCGAATAAGAAGAGATGGTAACCTCTTCTCTGGTCATTCTGCTGATACTGATGTTGTTGTTGCAGCCGCCCAAGCATACATAAATGCTCTTAATAGATTAGTAGCTGCTCAAGGAAGGAAATCCATTCATCCACAACATGATTTGGCTCAGGTCGATAAAAAAGGGGTATGA